The Rhizobium leguminosarum genome includes a region encoding these proteins:
- a CDS encoding metallophosphoesterase family protein encodes MKIIQITDTHFSPGKPHFNGNWAPLLTWIEETGADLIVHTGDLTVDGADKDDDITFSMDLMRQVSIPMLIVPGNHDVGHLKGSDQPVNAERLSRWRSLAGDDRWLEDTGAWRFIGLNSLLLGHEDDEEEAQFEWLYQALSDRAGRRVALFAHKPLFVDEPDEGDTGYWSVRPAQRRRLYDLISAHDVALFASGHLHWAWQGRLDNTQLTWGPSAAFIIDKMEREMPGERLIGAVVHELEASVESTIVAVPGMTAHVLDDVVHEVYPQAVKQREPVE; translated from the coding sequence ATGAAAATCATTCAGATCACCGACACCCATTTCAGCCCCGGCAAGCCGCATTTCAACGGCAACTGGGCGCCGCTTCTGACCTGGATCGAAGAAACCGGCGCCGACTTGATCGTCCATACTGGCGATCTTACCGTCGACGGTGCCGACAAGGACGACGACATCACCTTTTCCATGGATCTGATGCGTCAGGTGTCGATCCCGATGCTGATCGTCCCCGGCAATCACGATGTCGGCCACCTAAAGGGATCGGATCAGCCCGTCAATGCCGAGCGGCTGTCCCGCTGGCGCAGCCTTGCCGGCGACGACCGCTGGCTGGAGGATACGGGTGCCTGGCGTTTCATCGGATTGAACTCGCTGCTTCTTGGTCATGAGGATGACGAGGAAGAAGCTCAGTTCGAATGGCTCTACCAGGCGCTATCCGACAGGGCAGGGCGGCGGGTGGCGCTGTTCGCGCACAAGCCGCTTTTCGTCGATGAACCCGACGAAGGCGATACCGGATATTGGAGCGTTCGCCCGGCTCAGCGCCGGCGGCTCTATGATCTGATATCAGCCCATGACGTGGCGCTGTTTGCGAGCGGCCATCTCCATTGGGCCTGGCAGGGGCGCTTAGACAATACCCAACTGACATGGGGTCCGTCGGCCGCCTTCATCATCGACAAGATGGAGCGCGAGATGCCGGGTGAGCGCCTGATCGGCGCCGTCGTCCACGAGCTCGAGGCATCGGTCGAAAGCACGATCGTCGCCGTTCCCGGCATGACCGCGCATGTGCTCGACGATGTCGTGCACGAGGTCTATCCCCAGGCGGTCAAGCAGCGGGAACCGGTCGAATGA
- a CDS encoding ABC transporter ATP-binding protein — translation MSALSLRGITKAFGGNQILDGVSLDVAAGEFIALVGPSGCGKSTLLRVLAGLDHADQGEILISGLDMSGVAAADRNIAMVFQSYALYPHLTASENIAVPLAIRRLSRMQRLPFIGSLMPGQRATRRAIARDVRDMATSLKIDHLLDRKPGQMSGGQRQRVALARAMVRQPSIFLMDEPLSNLDANLRVHARGEIVDLHRRAGVPTLYVTHDQAEALSMADRVAVMMGGKLLQIASPEVIYDDPAHIEVARFIGQPRINLLPAFAEGGVILCGGLRLTLENAPGGKMPVTLAIRPEFVFVSKSRHDGLAARIERVEFLGSEVILHCRLEAIGETIVAKVQPAEASGLVAGDPVGLRLSPGRTLIFAEDGSRLAGGVATGDAGLATNDAGLGAADAGLGAADAQRERAHG, via the coding sequence ATGAGCGCGCTCTCGCTTCGCGGCATCACCAAGGCGTTCGGCGGCAACCAGATCCTCGATGGCGTCAGCCTGGATGTCGCCGCCGGTGAATTCATCGCGCTGGTCGGCCCTTCCGGCTGCGGCAAGAGCACGCTGTTGCGAGTCCTTGCCGGCCTCGACCATGCCGACCAGGGCGAAATCCTGATCAGCGGACTGGATATGTCCGGCGTTGCAGCCGCCGACCGCAACATCGCCATGGTCTTTCAGTCCTACGCGCTTTATCCGCATCTGACGGCCTCTGAGAATATCGCCGTGCCTTTGGCGATACGCCGGCTGTCGAGGATGCAGCGGCTGCCCTTCATCGGGTCGTTGATGCCGGGCCAGCGCGCCACCCGCAGGGCGATCGCCCGCGACGTCAGGGATATGGCGACGTCGCTGAAGATCGATCACCTGCTCGACCGCAAGCCCGGCCAGATGTCGGGCGGCCAGCGTCAGCGCGTGGCGCTCGCCCGCGCCATGGTGCGCCAGCCGAGCATCTTCCTGATGGACGAACCGCTCTCCAATCTCGATGCCAATCTGCGCGTTCACGCCCGCGGCGAGATCGTCGACCTGCATCGCCGCGCGGGCGTACCGACGCTCTATGTCACCCACGACCAGGCGGAAGCGCTGTCCATGGCCGACCGTGTCGCCGTGATGATGGGCGGAAAGCTGCTGCAGATCGCCAGCCCCGAGGTCATCTACGACGATCCCGCCCATATCGAGGTCGCCCGCTTCATCGGCCAGCCGCGCATCAACCTGCTGCCGGCCTTTGCCGAAGGCGGCGTCATTCTCTGCGGCGGCCTGCGCCTGACGCTTGAGAATGCGCCCGGCGGCAAGATGCCGGTCACGCTCGCCATTCGCCCGGAATTCGTCTTTGTCTCCAAGAGCCGGCATGACGGCCTTGCCGCCCGGATCGAACGCGTCGAATTCCTGGGCTCCGAAGTCATCCTCCATTGCCGGCTCGAGGCAATCGGCGAGACTATCGTCGCCAAGGTTCAACCGGCCGAAGCCTCTGGCCTTGTTGCCGGCGATCCGGTCGGCCTGCGGCTTTCGCCCGGCCGCACGCTGATCTTTGCCGAGGACGGCAGCCGGCTGGCCGGCGGCGTTGCAACGGGTGATGCCGGGCTCGCTACAAACGATGCCGGGCTCGGCGCTGCCGATGCCGGGCTCGGCGCTGCCGATGCCCAGCGGGAGAGGGCGCATGGCTAG
- a CDS encoding carbohydrate ABC transporter permease: MASIVSIAVPQDAAVVHRRSEARIAWMLVMPAMILLFLFVLLPVASVIVLGFTDFELGYGKFRFVGFENYAHLITDRTFRKSLWNTTVYTAIVAPVSILLGLGIAMLIESETKARSFFRTAYFLPVASLIVAMATVWQYMFHPTIGPLNALLALVGLPGPNWLGSSGTVLYSLSIIGVWQSAGFNMVLFLAGLTAIPRELYAAAEVDGARSSLDRFLLVTWPMLGPTTLFVITISITNSVKVFETVKTLTEGGPNKASEVLLFTIYQEGFVYLRVGYASAMTVVFLLILVVLMFLQYRILDRRVHYT, encoded by the coding sequence ATGGCTAGCATCGTCTCCATAGCCGTGCCGCAGGATGCCGCCGTTGTGCATCGGCGCAGCGAGGCCCGCATCGCCTGGATGCTGGTGATGCCGGCAATGATCCTGCTGTTTCTCTTCGTGCTTTTGCCGGTTGCATCAGTCATCGTGCTCGGCTTTACCGATTTCGAACTCGGCTACGGCAAGTTCCGTTTCGTCGGCTTCGAGAATTACGCGCATCTGATCACCGACCGCACGTTTCGCAAGTCGCTGTGGAATACGACGGTGTACACGGCGATCGTCGCACCCGTCTCGATCCTTCTCGGCCTCGGCATCGCAATGCTGATCGAGAGTGAGACGAAGGCGCGCAGCTTCTTCCGCACCGCCTATTTCCTCCCGGTCGCCTCGCTGATCGTCGCCATGGCGACCGTCTGGCAATATATGTTCCACCCCACAATCGGCCCGCTCAACGCGCTGCTCGCCCTCGTCGGGCTTCCCGGCCCGAACTGGCTCGGCAGCTCCGGCACGGTGCTTTACAGCCTCTCGATCATCGGCGTCTGGCAATCGGCCGGCTTCAATATGGTGCTGTTCCTGGCCGGACTGACGGCGATCCCGCGCGAGCTTTACGCGGCAGCCGAAGTGGATGGGGCCAGATCCTCCCTCGACCGCTTCCTGCTGGTGACCTGGCCGATGCTCGGGCCGACGACGCTCTTCGTCATCACCATCAGCATCACCAATTCGGTCAAGGTCTTCGAGACTGTGAAGACGCTGACCGAGGGCGGCCCGAACAAGGCGTCGGAGGTGCTGCTCTTCACTATCTACCAGGAGGGCTTCGTCTACCTGCGCGTCGGTTATGCCTCGGCGATGACGGTGGTCTTTCTGCTGATCCTGGTGGTGCTGATGTTCCTGCAATACCGCATTCTCGATCGCCGGGTGCATTACACATGA
- a CDS encoding carbohydrate ABC transporter permease yields MMTNAFPLGRIIRLTLLSLGAIIFLSPYVFMISTAGKAQSDIFTSSLSLIPTHFTYAENFAKALSRVPMAQLLWNGVVVCGLIFFFQVLVAIPCAYAMAKLRFGAARAMMVLVMLGLLVPIHATALPLYVAFDRAALLNSYAALVAPFTISVFAIFMFLQFFRAMPDDLIHAARLDGMSELGIVARVIVPNAWPAVTAFAIFSVVAHWNDLYWPLIVISKQDYATPPLGLMYFRAAEAGDDYGALMAATLIITLPLVIAFLLAQKRFVEGITMTGLKG; encoded by the coding sequence ATGATGACGAACGCTTTTCCCCTCGGCAGGATCATCCGCCTGACGCTGCTTTCGCTCGGTGCGATCATCTTCCTGTCGCCCTATGTCTTCATGATCTCGACGGCCGGCAAGGCCCAAAGCGACATCTTCACCTCGTCGCTGTCGCTGATCCCGACGCACTTCACCTATGCCGAGAATTTTGCCAAGGCCTTGAGCCGGGTGCCGATGGCGCAGCTGTTGTGGAACGGCGTCGTCGTCTGCGGGCTGATCTTCTTTTTCCAGGTGCTGGTGGCGATCCCTTGCGCCTACGCCATGGCAAAGCTGCGCTTCGGCGCCGCCCGCGCGATGATGGTGCTTGTCATGCTCGGGCTGCTGGTGCCGATCCATGCGACCGCGCTGCCGCTCTATGTCGCCTTCGACCGCGCCGCGCTGCTCAACAGCTATGCCGCCCTTGTCGCGCCCTTCACCATTTCGGTCTTCGCGATCTTCATGTTCCTGCAGTTCTTCCGCGCCATGCCCGACGATCTCATCCATGCCGCGCGTCTCGATGGCATGTCGGAACTCGGCATCGTCGCCCGCGTCATCGTGCCGAATGCCTGGCCGGCGGTTACCGCCTTCGCCATCTTTTCGGTCGTCGCCCATTGGAACGATCTCTACTGGCCGCTGATCGTCATCAGCAAGCAGGACTATGCCACACCACCGCTTGGTCTGATGTATTTCCGCGCCGCCGAGGCCGGCGACGACTACGGCGCGCTGATGGCGGCGACCCTCATCATTACCCTTCCCCTCGTCATTGCCTTCCTGCTTGCGCAGAAGCGCTTCGTCGAGGGCATCACCATGACCGGTCTCAAAGGCTGA